The proteins below are encoded in one region of Telopea speciosissima isolate NSW1024214 ecotype Mountain lineage chromosome 10, Tspe_v1, whole genome shotgun sequence:
- the LOC122643538 gene encoding uncharacterized protein LOC122643538: MDFPGKEDKFEYQRGGICSGSFSAILSGNPFGSSASLPLPDKKSLELILDKLQKKDTYGVYAEPVDPEELPDYHDVVKHPMDFGTVRKKLANGDYSTLEQFESDVFLICTNAMQYNAPETIYFKQARSIQELARKKFQRLRIDIPCTEKELKSEQKTKSNSAMKKPTKKPYCRTVLEPVGSDFSSGATLATMGDTYIWSNVTQAGGCEKPNNTDGPVDGNSSLNDNKPEKTEEQHSGKGFPSKFGRKLFVIDENRRATYNLSNQPMVRMDSIFTTFDGESKQLVDVGLHADHSYARSLARFAATLGPVAWKVASRKIEQSLPVEVKFGRGWVGAYEPLPTPVLMLDSNSQKQREYGTNLNYIAASRKEEKNAERLKVMQDDSNLGFKTQNSSEMAASCKTEEPAQVSPVSGPTLDGKLFGVAGTRPITGATCQQQKSVTIIKSDINVFKKAELNSSSVSGNPSEIALRKQFDYSSEMTTSRFLDMVSQNRMQSVSPKQKETNGVAAGELPSGKAVSGSLDGNKVNSSSPDFVSNQHTREVTYFPHGNQEQGIRDPVLLMRMLAEKTQNQQKSSYHSLVSAQQAMPSNPSLRRDDSNTAAVTAARSWMSIGTALFNSTDNVNPSKMQIAAASLYNPAREHPPVSRFCEESHGSGGLQLQQEKNKFPPQAFLPQPVRVGDETQSQSNRPVGLPQLLTTDLSRFQMQPRWRGFVPHTQPKQKQDTLPPDLNVGFQSSGSPGHQSSGILVDSQQPDLALQL; this comes from the exons ATGGATTTTCCAGGAAAGGAGGACAAATTCGAATACCAAAGAGGTGGCATCTGTTCTGG TTCCTTTTCTGCAATTTTATCTGGCAACCCATTTGGTTCTTCAGCGAGCCTCCCGTTACCGGACAAGAAATCTTTGGAGCTAATCCTAGATAAGCTTCAGAA GAAAGACACTTATGGTGTTTATGCGGAGCCTGTTGATCCCGAAGAG CTTCCTGATTATCATGACGTGGTTAAGCACCCAATGGACTTTGGTACAGTAAGGAAAAAACTGGCTAATGGGGATTACTCTACCTTGGAACAATTCGAG AGTGATGTTTTCTTGATTTGCACAAATGCAATGCAATATAATGCTCCAGAAACCATATATTTCAAACAG GCACGCTCCATACAAGAGCTAGCAAGAAAGAAATTCCAGAGATTAAGGATTGATATTCCATGCACTGAGAAAGAGCTTAAGTCAGAGCAGAAAACCAAATCCAATTCTGCCATGAAGAAACCGACGAAAAAACCCTATTGTAGGACTGTGCTGGAGCCTGTTGGCTCTGATTTCTCCTCAGGTGCCACTCTTGCTACAATGGGAGATACCTATATCTGGTCGAATGTGACACAAGCTGGTGGTTGTGAGAAGCCTAACAATACTGATGGACCTGTTGATGGCAATTCTTCCCTGAATGATAATAAGCCAGAAAAGACAGAGGAACAACATTCAG ggAAGGGGTTCCCATCTAAATTTGGAAGGAAATTGTTTGTGATTGATGAAAACCGTCGTGCAACTTATAATTTATCCAATCAACCTATGGTCAGAATGGATTCAATCTTTACAACTTTTGATGGCGAAAGCAAGCAGCTGGTTGAT GTCGGACTTCATGCAGATCATTCCTATGCAAGGAGTTTGGCTCGTTTTGCTGCAACTCTTGGACCTGTTGCCTGGAAAGTTGCCTCCCGGAAAATTGAGCAATCCCTACCTGTGGAGGTGAAATTTGGCCGTGGCTGGGTTGGGGCATATGAACCACTTCCAACCCCAGTATTAATGCTTGATAGCAATTCCCAGAAACAACGGGAGTATGGTACAAATTTAAACTATATTGCTGCTTcaagaaaggaggagaagaatgcAGAGAGGTTAAAGGTTATGCAAGATGATTCTAACCTGGGCTTCAAAACTCAGAATTCATCAGAAATGGCAGCTTCTTGTAAGACTGAGGAACCTGCACAGGTGAGTCCTGTTAGTGGGCCTACTTTGGATGGGAAATTATTCGGTGTTGCTGGGACCAGACCAATCACTGGTGCTACATGTCAGCAGCAGAAATCAGTAACCATAATAAAGTCGGATATTAATGTCTTTAAGAAAGCTGAATTGAATAGCTCTTCTGTCAGTGGGAACCCCAGTGAGATAGCCCTACGAAAGCAATTTGATTATAGTTCAGAAATGACTACTTCAAGGTTCCTGGATATGGTTTCCCAGAATAGAATGCAATCTGTATCCCCCAAGCAAAAAGAAACCAATGGGGTTGCTGCTGGAGAATTGCCTAGTGGTAAAGCTGTGAGTGGCAGTTTGGATGGTAATAAAGTGAACAGTTCATCCCCAGATTTTGTTTCTAATCAGCACACTAGGGAAGTAACATACTTTCCCCATGGAAATCAGGAACAGGGTATTCGTGACCCAGTTTTGTTGATGAGAATGTTGGCTGAGAAGACACAAAACCAGCAGAAATCTTCATATCACTCTTTGGTTAGTGCTCAACAGGCTATGCCATCCAATCCATCCCTAAGAAGAGATGATTCAAATACTGCTGCCGTCACTGCTGCCCGCTCTTGGATGTCCATTGGAACTGCACTGTTCAACTCGACAGACAATGTAAACCCTTCCAAAATGCAGATTGCTGCAGCTTCTCTGTACAACCCAGCTCGAGAACACCCACCTGTTTCACGATTTTGTGAGGAATCTCATGGTTCTGGGGGGCTGCAGTTGCagcaagagaaaaataaattccccccTCAGGCTTTCCTTCCACAACCTGTCCGTGTTGGGGATGAAACACAGTCTCAAAGCAACAGGCCAGTAGGTCTCCCTCAACTTTTAACAACCGACTTATCAAGATTTCAGATGCAGCCCCGATGGCGTGGTTTTGTGCCACATACTCAACCAAAGCAGAAACAGGATACACTGCCCCCTGACTTGAACGTTGGGTTCCAGTCATCAGGGTCTCCAGGGCATCAATCTTCTGGCATTCTGGTTGACTCTCAACAACCAGACCTGGCATTGCAGCTCTGA
- the LOC122642491 gene encoding origin recognition complex subunit 1-like has product MGNTKITRKKKGRPSKADPGRQGGFRRSSPDMTSENELRRSLRRRNPTCHDDFYEDDEEEDDEDERREKKLKLVLKLPHKAGFGDGVDSSTTLTRTEDNVAHASAATSAAVSASSSDYGNGNKPFKKRKIDGDDGVYDEGEGDDADADCDEDDDAHSIGSAHRKKVCNIATTNSLLQHLTVKW; this is encoded by the coding sequence ATGGGTAATACTAAGATcacgaggaagaagaaaggaaggccATCCAAGGCCGATCCCGGCCGCCAAGGCGGCTTCCGACGGAGTTCGCCTGATATGACATCGGAAAATGAGTTGCGCCGCAGTCTCCGTCGTCGGAATCCCACATGTCACGACGATTTCTACGAGGATGACGAAGAGGAAGACGACGAggatgagaggagagagaagaagctgAAGTTAGTCTTGAAGCTTCCACATAAAGCGGGGTTTGGTGATGGTGTTGACTCCTCAACCACCCTGACTCGGACAGAAGACAACGTGGCCCACGCGTCTGCTGCTACTAGTGCTGCCGTGTCTGCTTCCTCCTCCGACTACGGAAATGGGAATAAGCCCTTCAAGAAGCGGAAGATCGACGGTGACGATGGCGTTTACGATGAAGGCGAAGGTGATGATGCCGATGCCGATtgtgatgaagatgatgatgccCACTCCATTGGATCTGCTCATCGGAAAAAGGTATGCAATATTGCGACCACCAATTCACTGCTGCAACACCTAACTGTTAAGTGGTAG